In Sesamum indicum cultivar Zhongzhi No. 13 linkage group LG1, S_indicum_v1.0, whole genome shotgun sequence, the sequence TGCTGATGAGTACATCCCTTGAGCTCTCCCTATGACCTTGGAATCACGCTCTGGACCCTGGGTCAACACATCGTCCATCATGAATGTAGTGCCAAAACCATACCCGTCTCCGATTATCTTCACTGCAGTGGGATTATTGCCACTGACCACATCCTGGAAGTAGAAATGGAGATGGGTCGTTTTCTCCATACGCGACACGGTTATGGATTCGAGCAATTCATTGTGGAAGTCACCATTGGAAGAGCTTATTGAGATTGGGAAAAGCAGGAAGTTGAAGATGAAGAGAATGTAGCTACAAGAAGAGGCCATTTTGTGTAGTTTGTTCATAGAATGGAAGTGGCCAATTCATACGTGATTTATAAAGAGGTCACATGGGTGCTTTTAAGCAATTTTTCATGGGTGCTTGATGATGTGCTTTTTGTAGGGGAGGAATGATTGTTGGCATTCACAAAGACCATCACTCCCAACATATAAAAAGTTAGAAAGCTTGCTTACTTTTGAAGTAAATATTGCTTTTGTTCATTTTAGTCTAAAGACGAGGGAAATGTATGCTTCAAGTTTACTGCTAGATTTTGCTCTGTCTTTCCCACTGCATGCAGCTGGAGGGAATCCATGACTAAATAAATGGCATACCATACTTCGTGGACTTGTATGTGATTTGCTAAATTTCAAGGGGCTAACGGCTCAAATTCCTAACTCCAACCCCTAATCCTTGTCAAACCACGGAATTGTTAAATcattaagaaaagaattaagcACTTGTCAAAAATCATCTGACTGATTGAATTCACACcacttttttcaagaaatcttAAGAGTTCTATCCTCATTTGATCAGATTTTTGCACAAGCAATCATATCGGCTATGGATCCATCACGCATCACTTTGCGTCCTTTCAAGCTATCGGATGCAGACGACATGCTAGTGTGGGCGGGCGACGATAGAGTGACAAGGTCCTTAAGATGGAAAACTTTGACTAGCAAAGACGAGGCCTTGGCCTTCATCGAACAAGTGTGCATACCCCACCCTTGGCGAAGGTCCATATGCATCGATGACCGTTCCATCGGCTTCGTGTCTGTATTCCCGGGGTATGGGGACGACAGGTGCCGAGCCGACCTAGGCTATGCAATAGGGGTGGAGTATTGGGGACAAGGAATCACAACAAGAGCTGTCAAAATGGCAACTGCTCAGGTGTTTAACGACTTTCCTGAAATAGTAAGGCTGCAGGCTTTTGCTAGTGTGGAGAATAAGGCCTCACAGAGGGTGTTGGAGAGAGCTGGATTTGTGAAGGAGGGATTGCTGAGAAAGTACTCGTACCTCAAAGGCAGTATTCAGGATGTGCTCGTTTTCAGCTTCTTATCAACTGatcattcttgattttcaCAGGTTCTTGCATTAGAAATAAGTGGTTGTTTGCAGTTGGAAAATTCTGGGATTGTTTTTACTATGTTTATGGTTATATAGTACTTGTACAAGTATCAAACTATTCGAACTTGAATTACTTTCTACAAGTAGTCTGAAGTAAAATAGTTGGCGGCATCGGGAGCGTCCCCCGTCTGATCTTGTTGAAGTAGTTGTGTGTAGAGGAGGTGGTTCCATGTGTCGGGGACTCCAGCAACACACCAGTGGGTGCAGTCCATGCCCTTGAACCCATTGTGTGTGCCGGGGTGCCCGTCCT encodes:
- the LOC105169536 gene encoding dirigent protein 22-like, giving the protein MNKLHKMASSCSYILFIFNFLLFPISISSSNGDFHNELLESITVSRMEKTTHLHFYFQDVVSGNNPTAVKIIGDGYGFGTTFMMDDVLTQGPERDSKVIGRAQGMYSSAAQNDIAFLMIVTFVFTEGLYNGSSVSMLGRNHVVDDEREMPIVGGSGVFRFARGYALAHTVWFDPKTRDASVEYNVSVVHF
- the LOC105170156 gene encoding uncharacterized protein LOC105170156; translated protein: MDPSRITLRPFKLSDADDMLVWAGDDRVTRSLRWKTLTSKDEALAFIEQVCIPHPWRRSICIDDRSIGFVSVFPGYGDDRCRADLGYAIGVEYWGQGITTRAVKMATAQVFNDFPEIVRLQAFASVENKASQRVLERAGFVKEGLLRKYSYLKGSIQDVLVFSFLSTDHS